Below is a genomic region from Kiloniellales bacterium.
GCTCCCCCAATGCATATCCTCGACGCTCGATGGTCTCATCTCGCGCCACGGCCGACAAGCGAGCGGGAAGGCTCCTCTCGTTTCACGGCCTGTTCAGCACCCTCAACCCTATCTTAGGTCGTCGGGGCCATCATGGATGGTCATTTGCCAGCCTTCTTCGTGTGGGAGACCAGCCCTGAAGATCGACGAGCTTTCCAAGCGTTGGAATGAACCGGGCCGGACCTATCGCCAGGACCTCTGTTCGCAGATCTCCGATTATCACGCCAACAGGATCGAAGAGGTGAAGGACTGCGACGATCCCCGCGACGAAGACCTTGCCGGCGCGGTCCTGGCCCAGGTCCGGGAGTTCAACGAAGAGGGTGCATGGCGGAAGGCGCGGCAGCACTTCGACCCGGCCTGGGAACCCTTTGTCAACCGCCTGGACAAGAACGGCCGCAGCCTGGACTGCGCCACGATTCTCGGCGAAGACGACTATCTGCTCCGACTCGGCTCCGAATACGAGGACGCCGAACTGGTCCGCATCCGGGGCGAAAGGGTCGTCCCGGTGGCTCAGGCCATGGCCTGCGCGATGTCCCGCAACCGCAAGTTCCTGGTCATGGCGGACAGGGCACGCGGTCTTGTTGTCACCGATGGGTTCCCCGGCACGCTGCTCGCCGAAGTGCCTTGGCCCGACCCGGAGGATCGGCTTCCCCATGGCTTGCCGGCGAAGCTGAGATCGGACTGGTCCCGTTTCGAAGGCGCGCCACAGGTCGTCGACCTGCGGATCTGCAACCATGGCAAGCGCATCCTCGTGATTTCCAGCGAAGAAGGCGTGCTGCTGTGCGATCTCAGCCGCGCCGAGCCGGCCTGGCGTCTGCTCCTGCCCGACTACGGCTGGGCCAGCAATCCCGATTTCGAGGAGGACGAGCCGCCCTACTTCGAGTCGGTCGACATGGTTCACGGCGATCTTTCGCCGGATGGCAACTTGGCGGCCTTCGGCTTGCAGCATACCAAACACTTCGTCGCAACCTTGCGCGAAGACGGTGTCGAGCCCTTTGCCAGGGTCGGCCAATACTCGGAGTATCCGCACTTCGCCCTCTTTTCGGACGACGGTCGTTTCCTCGCCTTCAACTCCTGCCATTTCTACAACGGCATTACGGGCGTGCTGGAGGTCGCCACCGCACGCGGACTCGAGACGCCTTCCTGGGAGGAGGATCCTCGCTTTCCCGTCGTCGAGAACAGTCTCCGGGTCTACGGCGCCACCTGGCTGCCGCCCGGGGCAACAGAGGAAGCGACCGGCGCCTTCTGCCTGGCCGGCGCCGGCTGGTTGAAGTGCGTCACGCCGGGGGGCGAACTCCTCTGGGAACATCTCTTCGGCTCGACGGCCAGCAGCCTGGACTACTGCCCGAAAAGCAACACCTTGCTGCTCGGCAGCTACTCCGGCTTTCTCCATGTGCTCGATCCCGGCGCCGAGGCCGAAGCCGGCACCGAGATCGGCTATCGCCCGCGCCGGGAGCGCAAGCGCTGGGTCTTCTGGCGCGAGGAGAAGACGCCGCTGCAATGGTAAGCGCGGCCCACCTGTAGGCCGATTCCAACGCGCTTCCGGTGTAACGCCCTGATTCAGATTACAGAAAACTTGCGTCGGGGCGGTTACTTGGCGGAGACTTATCGTCCCTCGTCGCGGAACCCGACTTGCTCAAGAACCCACTCCTTCTCCTCGCGCTTCTCTTGACCGGCGCCGTCGCTGTCTGGGGTCTGGTCGACACGGCGGGCCTGACCGCGGTCTCCGCCAAGCTGGTGCAGATCCAGTTCGCGGCGCGCGGCTGGTTCATCATGCTGACGGTCAGCTTCCTGCTGATCGTCAGCGGCGCGCTCGCGGTTTCAAGCTACGGCGCGATCAAGCTGGGGCACGACGACGACGAGCCCGAGTTCTCCACGGTCTCCTGGCTGACCATGCTGTTCGCCGCCGGCATGGGCGTCGGCCTGCTCTTCTGGGGCACGGCCGAGCCGCTGAGCCACTACCTGCTGATCTCCCAGTTCCAGGATTCGCGCGAATCCGCCTCGATGGCGCTCTTCGTGACCAACTTCCACTGGGGCCTGCACGCCTGGGCGATCTACGCCCTGACCGGCCTGGTGATCGGCTACTTCTCCTTCCGGCGGGGCACCGCCACCCTTGTGAGCGCGCCGATCACCGCGGTCTTCGGCGCAGGGCCCCTGGCGCGCGGCGTCGGCTGGCTGAGCGACCTCCTGGCGATCTTCGCCATCGCCATCGGCCTGGGCGGCTCGGTCGCCATGGGCGTGTTCCAGGTCAAGGAGGGGGTCGAGACTCTGCTCGGTCTCGAGCCCAGGGGCTTCGGCCTGACGCTCACGATCTTCGTGGTGCTCTGCCTCTCCTACATCCTGCCGCTAATGGTCGACCTCAGCCGCGGCATGGCCCTGCTGTCCAACGCCGCCATGGGTACTGCCGGGCTGCTCCTGGTCTTCATTCTCCTGGCTGGGCCGACCCACTTCATCATGGGCGGGATCACCCAGGCGATCGGCGAGTACCTGACCGGTCTCTGGGCGCACGGCTTCCGCACCTTCACCTTCCTGGACGAGAGGGTCGGCACCTGGTTCCAGTCCTGGACCCTGACCTACATGGTCTGGTGGCTCGCCTGGGCGCCATTCGTCGGCGTGTTCATCGCACGCATCTCCCGGGGCCGGACGATCCGCGAGTTCATCGCCGGCGTGATGCTGGTGCCGACGGCCTTCTCGATCCTCTGGTTCGGCGTGTTCGGCGGCGTCGGCTTCTACGGCCTGCTCGAGGGCGACGTGCCGATCGTCGAGGTGGTGCAGCAGAACGTGAGCCGCACCACCTTCTTCGTGCTCGACTTCTTTCCCCTGCCGGCCCTGACGACCGCGGCCGTGGTGATCGCCGCCTTCCTCTTCATCGTCACCAGCGTGGTGAGCGCCGCTTTCGTCCTGGGCATGTTCTCCACCGGCGGCGACCTCAACCCCAGCACCCGGGTCAAGCTGAGCTGGGGCGTGGTTCTGGGCGCGCTCGGCCTGGTCATGATCCTCTCGGGCAGCATCGACGCCGTGAAGTCGATCATCGCCCTGGGCGCCCTGCCCTTCGTCTACATCGTGCTCCTGCTGGTCGTCTGCCTATTGAAGGCATTGAAGCGCGAGGCGCGGGAGGCGCCATGAGCCCGCTGCTCGACACCCTCATCAACATTCAGATCTTCGTGGTCGTCGGCGTGCTGGTCTGGCTCTACTTCAAGGAAGATCCTGGCGGGGAGTAAGCCG
It encodes:
- a CDS encoding BCCT family transporter, giving the protein MLKNPLLLLALLLTGAVAVWGLVDTAGLTAVSAKLVQIQFAARGWFIMLTVSFLLIVSGALAVSSYGAIKLGHDDDEPEFSTVSWLTMLFAAGMGVGLLFWGTAEPLSHYLLISQFQDSRESASMALFVTNFHWGLHAWAIYALTGLVIGYFSFRRGTATLVSAPITAVFGAGPLARGVGWLSDLLAIFAIAIGLGGSVAMGVFQVKEGVETLLGLEPRGFGLTLTIFVVLCLSYILPLMVDLSRGMALLSNAAMGTAGLLLVFILLAGPTHFIMGGITQAIGEYLTGLWAHGFRTFTFLDERVGTWFQSWTLTYMVWWLAWAPFVGVFIARISRGRTIREFIAGVMLVPTAFSILWFGVFGGVGFYGLLEGDVPIVEVVQQNVSRTTFFVLDFFPLPALTTAAVVIAAFLFIVTSVVSAAFVLGMFSTGGDLNPSTRVKLSWGVVLGALGLVMILSGSIDAVKSIIALGALPFVYIVLLLVVCLLKALKREAREAP